One Prolixibacteraceae bacterium DNA segment encodes these proteins:
- a CDS encoding HipA domain-containing protein — MSLPEIKYCPGTLAEGFDTYSITCLKKVFNGRKVSHILPYCSPSSNMDSDALFDDSRKHISISGVQEKYSVILEKNKLRLANEGERGNYILKPIPSYGNKVDQMPANEHLTMQIARQAFGIDIAENALVFFENGEPAYITKRFDIKDDGSKWAQEDFASLAEKTPQTDGSQYKYTGNYLDLFVLMKKYVPAYPIEALKLFKLLMFNYLFSNGDAHLKNFSLLETPMGDFRMSPAYDLLNSRIHVADTDFALEDGLLPRNLAQGTVIKQFYILANQADLNEEQVNKIFGSLTGNSNKVEQLIRASFLSDKTKRSYLQYYQARLKRLVK, encoded by the coding sequence AAAAGGTTTTTAATGGGAGAAAGGTGAGTCATATCTTACCGTATTGTTCTCCTTCTAGTAATATGGATTCAGATGCTTTATTTGATGATAGTAGAAAACATATATCAATTTCAGGAGTACAGGAAAAATATTCTGTGATACTTGAGAAGAATAAACTCCGATTAGCTAATGAGGGGGAGAGAGGGAATTATATTTTAAAACCTATACCATCTTATGGAAATAAAGTGGATCAAATGCCTGCTAATGAACATTTGACAATGCAAATTGCTCGTCAAGCATTTGGTATTGATATAGCTGAAAATGCTTTAGTGTTTTTTGAAAATGGAGAGCCAGCTTATATTACCAAAAGGTTTGATATCAAAGATGATGGCAGCAAGTGGGCACAAGAAGATTTTGCTTCACTAGCAGAAAAAACACCTCAAACTGACGGTTCGCAATACAAATACACAGGAAATTACCTCGATCTATTTGTTTTGATGAAGAAATACGTTCCGGCCTACCCGATTGAAGCATTGAAATTATTCAAACTTTTGATGTTTAATTATCTTTTTTCTAATGGAGATGCACATCTTAAGAATTTCTCATTATTGGAAACTCCCATGGGAGACTTTCGTATGAGTCCTGCGTATGATTTACTGAACAGTAGAATTCATGTTGCAGATACCGATTTTGCTCTTGAGGATGGTTTGTTACCTAGGAATCTTGCTCAAGGAACAGTAATAAAGCAATTTTATATACTAGCAAATCAAGCTGATCTAAATGAAGAACAGGTTAATAAGATATTTGGATCATTGACAGGAAACTCAAACAAGGTAGAACAGTTAATTAGAGCATCTTTTTTAAGTGATAAAACAAAAAGGAGTTATTTACAGTATTATCAAGCAAGGTTGAAGAGATTGGTCAAATAA